A stretch of Blautia liquoris DNA encodes these proteins:
- a CDS encoding response regulator: MGEVTKPNQIYTVIVADDEEEIRRGIVRKVNWEKVGFKVIGEAENGADALELVDKLEPDLLITDIRMPFLSGIELAREIREVRPTVQIAFLSGYDDFSYAQQAIQYNIVSYMLKPISSGEIEEELKKIKADMDKKFALFTQNSQEKYEMKKSEFLLPLLLDSFQQSVETEEKLEENAISCGLLRNPKPETMEYVVLVVGMEDESGEDMTSRNSVRAVDTILKKYIRYASCYMKGRVVSVLAATKQGMKKYLHIIVEEIVESVERMMQVRCRIGVSRSMGTLVGCREGYLEAMNALSYSKPGQTSVFFIADEEQNKSLEQEDFNAITDKIDSLLRGGTKEEMQDYLYKLEHKMRAGKNSLMGLFILISQISASVYKVVYSVAGDQGIQKLQEACPINQLQELERTAENLEYMKQLCVCAKKILVEKRKKSSEVICEQAVKMIDKEYTNQDISVLSISQEMGVSPNYLSSLIKKNTGKTLVELITDRRVCRAKELLVSTSFKIGEITEKCGYKDQYYFSHCFKKNTGLSPNAFRREHEQK; this comes from the coding sequence ATGGGTGAAGTGACCAAACCGAATCAGATTTATACCGTGATCGTGGCGGATGATGAGGAAGAGATTCGAAGAGGAATTGTGAGAAAAGTAAACTGGGAAAAAGTCGGCTTTAAAGTGATCGGAGAAGCTGAAAATGGAGCTGATGCATTGGAACTTGTGGACAAGCTGGAACCGGATCTGCTGATCACGGATATCCGGATGCCTTTTTTATCCGGAATTGAGCTCGCCAGGGAGATCCGTGAAGTGCGTCCCACGGTTCAGATTGCATTCTTAAGTGGATACGATGATTTTTCGTATGCCCAGCAGGCAATTCAGTATAATATTGTAAGCTATATGCTCAAACCTATATCTTCTGGTGAAATAGAGGAGGAACTGAAAAAAATCAAAGCCGATATGGACAAGAAGTTTGCACTGTTTACACAAAACAGTCAGGAAAAATACGAGATGAAAAAGTCGGAATTTCTCCTTCCGCTCCTTCTCGACAGCTTTCAGCAGAGCGTGGAGACGGAAGAGAAACTGGAGGAAAATGCCATATCCTGCGGACTCCTCAGGAATCCAAAACCTGAGACTATGGAATATGTTGTGCTGGTGGTCGGAATGGAAGATGAATCAGGAGAGGATATGACAAGTAGAAATAGTGTCCGTGCGGTCGATACGATTTTGAAAAAATATATCCGATATGCGAGCTGCTACATGAAAGGAAGAGTAGTATCCGTTCTGGCGGCAACGAAGCAGGGGATGAAGAAATATCTGCACATTATCGTGGAAGAGATTGTTGAGAGCGTGGAACGGATGATGCAAGTGAGATGCCGGATCGGTGTAAGCCGAAGCATGGGGACACTTGTCGGCTGCCGGGAAGGATATCTGGAGGCCATGAATGCACTCAGTTACTCAAAGCCGGGACAAACCAGTGTGTTTTTTATTGCGGACGAGGAACAGAACAAGAGTCTGGAGCAGGAAGATTTCAATGCTATTACCGATAAGATTGACTCGCTTTTACGTGGTGGAACGAAGGAAGAGATGCAGGATTACCTTTATAAGCTGGAACATAAGATGCGTGCCGGAAAGAATTCTCTGATGGGGCTTTTTATCCTGATCTCACAGATATCGGCATCTGTCTATAAAGTTGTATATTCCGTTGCCGGGGATCAAGGGATTCAAAAGCTGCAGGAAGCCTGCCCCATAAACCAACTGCAGGAATTGGAGAGAACAGCCGAGAATCTAGAATATATGAAACAATTATGTGTATGTGCCAAGAAAATTTTGGTTGAAAAAAGAAAGAAAAGCAGTGAAGTGATTTGTGAGCAGGCAGTAAAGATGATCGACAAAGAGTATACTAACCAGGATATCTCTGTGCTTTCCATCAGTCAGGAGATGGGGGTGTCACCTAATTATCTAAGCAGCTTAATTAAGAAGAATACCGGAAAGACATTAGTAGAATTGATTACAGACAGAAGAGTTTGCAGGGCCAAGGAACTTCTCGTCAGTACTTCTTTTAAGATCGGGGAAATCACGGAAAAATGCGGCTATAAAGACCAGTATTATTTCAGCCATTGTTTTAAGAAAAACACAGGGTTATCTCCAAATGCATTCAGGAGGGAACATGAACAAAAGTGA
- a CDS encoding NTP transferase domain-containing protein — MKISRIGGVIAAASQKAAEPLLQIGSISIIKRIVITFQQAGIFPIVVVTGTEEDEVKYQLSSYGVIFVHNQNCEQPELIDSVKIGLNYLSGKCDRIVFTPVNVPMFTPDTLIHLITARGDIITPSYKNKCGHPIVFSEMAAPQIIAYSGTGGLRNAISDMADQRTFVSVDDPGILFSVRDSSQLENYLSVHNRSLLHPTVDLSLQKESIFFNTRTKLLLYLIYDTHSVRKSCNLMALSYGKAWDMLNDLEEETGYPVVARRHGGSRGGKTTLTSRGLQFLKNWQLLEDDIFRFSQKEFTSLFRKTGLF, encoded by the coding sequence ATGAAAATTAGCCGTATTGGCGGCGTAATTGCTGCCGCCAGTCAAAAAGCTGCAGAGCCTTTGCTTCAGATTGGAAGTATTTCGATCATCAAACGAATTGTCATTACGTTTCAGCAGGCTGGGATTTTTCCGATTGTAGTAGTGACAGGGACCGAGGAAGATGAAGTAAAATATCAGCTGTCGAGCTATGGCGTGATTTTTGTTCATAATCAAAACTGTGAACAGCCGGAACTGATTGATTCCGTCAAAATCGGCCTTAACTACCTATCGGGAAAATGTGACCGGATCGTATTTACTCCAGTCAATGTACCCATGTTCACCCCGGATACTCTAATTCACCTGATTACAGCCAGGGGAGACATCATAACCCCTTCCTATAAAAACAAATGTGGACACCCGATTGTTTTCTCTGAAATGGCAGCACCGCAGATTATCGCCTACTCAGGAACAGGCGGACTTAGAAATGCCATCTCTGATATGGCAGATCAGCGGACTTTCGTCTCTGTAGACGACCCGGGTATTCTCTTCAGTGTCCGTGACAGCAGCCAGTTGGAAAATTACCTTTCTGTACACAACCGCTCTCTGTTACATCCGACGGTGGATCTGAGTCTTCAAAAAGAGTCCATCTTTTTCAATACGAGAACAAAGCTTCTGCTATATCTGATTTATGATACGCACTCTGTCAGAAAGTCCTGTAACCTCATGGCTTTATCCTATGGAAAAGCCTGGGATATGTTGAATGACCTTGAGGAGGAAACTGGTTATCCGGTTGTAGCGCGTCGTCATGGAGGAAGCCGAGGCGGAAAAACCACTTTAACATCAAGGGGACTGCAGTTTCTGAAAAACTGGCAGCTTTTAGAAGATGACATCTTCCGTTTTTCGCAGAAAGAATTCACCAGCTTATTTCGGAAAACCGGTCTGTTCTGA
- a CDS encoding nucleotidyltransferase family protein, with amino-acid sequence MYDTKPVCGLILAAGLSRRMGDFKPLMPFKGKTLIECTVDSMLQAGVKQVVIVLGYRGNEIQSVLSLHYGSEIIFTYNPNYATTDMLTSIKYGLRVMPPCEAFFLLPGDMPVVKKSTFLKLLKAHPANQASVIFPTLEGYRKHPPLIDFTFLNIILNYQGDGGLRQIWRLYEDFVIHVPVDDEGVWVDLDTKKDYELCIRKFCTAQM; translated from the coding sequence ATGTATGACACAAAGCCTGTCTGTGGCCTGATCCTTGCTGCAGGGTTATCCCGCCGCATGGGCGATTTTAAACCCTTGATGCCATTTAAGGGAAAAACACTGATCGAATGTACCGTTGACAGCATGCTGCAGGCCGGCGTAAAACAAGTTGTGATTGTCTTAGGGTATCGAGGCAATGAAATACAGTCTGTTCTTTCTTTACATTATGGAAGTGAGATCATCTTTACATACAACCCAAATTACGCCACAACAGATATGCTGACTTCTATTAAGTACGGACTTAGGGTCATGCCCCCGTGTGAAGCATTTTTCCTGCTTCCCGGAGATATGCCGGTCGTTAAAAAAAGTACATTCTTAAAGTTATTAAAAGCACACCCTGCCAATCAGGCTTCAGTCATCTTTCCCACTTTAGAAGGATATCGGAAACACCCGCCTTTAATAGATTTCACTTTTCTGAATATTATATTGAATTATCAAGGAGATGGCGGGCTCAGACAGATATGGAGACTGTATGAAGATTTCGTGATCCACGTCCCTGTAGATGATGAAGGAGTATGGGTCGATTTGGATACCAAAAAAGACTATGAACTATGTATCAGGAAATTCTGCACTGCCCAAATGTAA
- a CDS encoding xanthine dehydrogenase family protein molybdopterin-binding subunit, which translates to MQNISQPVVKKDHESKITGRAIYVSDYHDDNILTGKFLRSTLAHAKLVSVDVPPLPDGYCYVDKTDVPGDNNVNIVKDDTPVFARDTVEYIGEPIGMIVGPEESEVDHILSKIKVSYEELEPVLDIRKADTVFFDYEFGKGDMEKAFAEADKIYEEEFTTGYQEQAYMEAQGMIAEPEKDGKMLIHGSLQCPYYIHGAIMRALACGPDQIHIKQDATGGAFGGKEDFPSILGCQVAVAAKKANAPVRCIFGRREDMEFTTKRHPSLCTYKVAVKDGHVTAMDIDVKFNGGAYTTLSAVVLQRGIICADGIYNIENLHVRGKALKTNTAPTGAYRGFGAPQTFFAVEMMMDHIAMDLGIDSLKFKELHMVKQGDATSTSGKYHFPVPVPAMLDEVDRVCDLRRKHEEYAKPQTGRYRRGMGISMHFHGAGFTGSGERDIIKAVCRLHKYPDGKVEILASNGEIGQGLLTTFPKIVAHELNLPLDQVTYTYPDTARVPDSGPTVASRSLMVVGELLRRCAIKLRSQWKDGEDQIVEEHFKEPDFVIPFYLDKFQGDAYPTYAWGVNAVEVEVDTYTGLTKILGAYGNFDVGTPIDYNIVMGQMEGGFLQGIGFASIEQMDYDNKGRIRNNSFTDYLIPTSADVPNMKCMLHVEEYPDGPYGAKGAGELPLVGVPAAYVEAVEQALGHGVKLSHVPFTAEDTLKVIAKEGL; encoded by the coding sequence ATGCAAAACATCAGTCAGCCCGTAGTTAAGAAAGACCATGAATCCAAGATAACAGGTAGGGCCATCTATGTAAGTGATTATCATGATGACAATATTTTAACAGGAAAATTTTTACGTTCAACACTTGCACATGCAAAACTTGTATCGGTTGATGTCCCACCGCTTCCGGATGGATATTGCTATGTTGACAAGACAGATGTCCCCGGAGACAATAACGTAAATATCGTAAAAGACGACACACCTGTCTTTGCCCGGGATACCGTGGAATATATCGGCGAGCCCATAGGAATGATTGTTGGACCAGAGGAATCCGAGGTCGACCACATATTGTCCAAGATCAAGGTTTCCTATGAAGAGCTGGAGCCAGTTCTCGATATCCGCAAAGCAGATACCGTATTCTTTGATTATGAATTCGGCAAAGGTGATATGGAAAAAGCTTTCGCAGAAGCCGACAAGATTTATGAAGAAGAATTTACAACCGGATATCAGGAGCAGGCCTATATGGAAGCACAGGGAATGATCGCCGAACCCGAAAAAGATGGGAAGATGCTTATCCATGGCTCTCTTCAATGTCCTTATTATATTCACGGTGCCATCATGCGTGCCCTCGCCTGCGGACCGGATCAGATACACATCAAACAGGATGCAACTGGCGGGGCCTTCGGCGGGAAAGAAGACTTTCCTTCAATTCTCGGATGTCAGGTAGCCGTCGCCGCAAAAAAAGCCAATGCCCCTGTGCGCTGCATCTTCGGACGCCGCGAAGACATGGAGTTCACCACAAAACGTCATCCATCTCTCTGTACATACAAAGTGGCGGTCAAGGACGGCCATGTGACAGCCATGGATATAGATGTAAAATTCAACGGTGGTGCTTACACAACCTTGTCTGCTGTAGTATTGCAACGTGGGATTATATGTGCTGACGGAATCTATAATATTGAAAATCTTCATGTCAGAGGAAAGGCATTAAAGACAAATACCGCACCGACGGGAGCATACCGTGGTTTCGGTGCTCCGCAGACATTCTTCGCCGTTGAAATGATGATGGACCATATTGCCATGGATCTTGGCATTGACAGTCTAAAATTCAAAGAACTACACATGGTGAAACAGGGAGATGCCACATCCACATCAGGAAAATACCATTTTCCGGTTCCGGTTCCCGCTATGCTCGACGAAGTAGATCGAGTCTGTGATTTACGAAGAAAACATGAAGAATATGCAAAGCCACAGACGGGACGTTACCGCAGAGGCATGGGCATCTCGATGCATTTTCATGGCGCCGGATTTACCGGATCCGGTGAACGAGATATCATCAAAGCTGTATGCAGGCTTCATAAATATCCGGATGGAAAAGTAGAGATTCTGGCTTCCAACGGGGAAATCGGTCAAGGACTGCTCACTACATTTCCAAAGATCGTGGCACACGAGCTAAATCTTCCTCTGGATCAGGTAACTTATACCTACCCGGATACAGCAAGGGTTCCGGATTCCGGTCCAACCGTTGCCTCCCGGTCACTCATGGTCGTCGGTGAACTGCTTCGAAGATGTGCGATCAAACTTCGTTCCCAATGGAAAGACGGAGAAGATCAGATCGTGGAAGAACACTTTAAAGAACCAGATTTTGTGATTCCGTTCTACCTTGATAAATTTCAGGGCGATGCCTATCCCACTTATGCATGGGGTGTAAATGCTGTCGAAGTCGAGGTTGATACCTATACGGGATTGACAAAAATTCTTGGGGCATATGGTAATTTCGATGTAGGAACACCGATCGACTACAACATCGTCATGGGACAGATGGAAGGCGGATTCCTACAAGGGATTGGGTTTGCCTCTATCGAGCAGATGGATTACGACAATAAGGGAAGAATTCGCAACAATTCCTTTACAGACTATTTAATACCTACTTCCGCTGATGTACCCAATATGAAATGTATGCTTCACGTAGAAGAATATCCTGACGGACCTTACGGCGCCAAAGGTGCAGGCGAGCTTCCTCTGGTCGGTGTTCCTGCTGCTTACGTTGAAGCTGTTGAGCAGGCTCTCGGACATGGTGTAAAACTCAGCCACGTTCCATTCACCGCAGAAGATACCTTGAAAGTAATTGCAAAGGAGGGACTATGA
- a CDS encoding (2Fe-2S)-binding protein yields the protein MMDAIQFQLNGTKTSYSGDAANRLLDVLRDTYEMTSVKCGCKEGECGACSVLIDGMLINSCCVAVGSVDGCNIVTLEGYRETKRFAALNKAFASTAAAQCGFCIPGMVLAAEALLSKIPHPTEAQIRDGLSGNLCRCTGYNAIVNAVHLAAKGGNGLW from the coding sequence ATGATGGATGCAATTCAGTTTCAGTTAAATGGCACCAAAACTTCTTATTCCGGAGATGCAGCTAATCGTCTTCTGGATGTATTAAGGGATACCTACGAGATGACCAGTGTAAAATGCGGTTGTAAAGAGGGGGAATGTGGGGCCTGTTCTGTATTGATTGACGGAATGCTAATCAACTCCTGCTGCGTGGCTGTCGGATCGGTAGATGGCTGCAATATTGTCACATTGGAAGGATATCGGGAAACGAAGAGATTCGCCGCTCTGAACAAAGCGTTTGCTTCCACCGCAGCCGCACAGTGTGGTTTCTGCATCCCGGGAATGGTTCTTGCAGCAGAAGCTTTGCTGAGCAAAATTCCTCACCCTACGGAAGCCCAGATCCGCGATGGTTTGTCCGGCAATCTGTGCCGCTGTACCGGATATAATGCAATCGTAAACGCAGTCCACCTGGCCGCAAAAGGAGGAAATGGATTATGGTAA
- a CDS encoding FAD binding domain-containing protein has translation MVNGYKPASLKEALEIRSSNDVVPYAGGTDLMVENRKNVSYLFINGIEELKQIRKEGDYVSIGSCVTFTQALESDLISPLMKDAVREIAAPAIRNAGTFGGNIGNGSAKADSALIFFVCDAKVRLASLRGTRTLDIEDFYQGRKKLDLRSDELIVDILVPVHGMENCYYKKVGGRNALAISRVAFAGTISIENGQIEHIAAAFGAVSDTVLRFHDLEDRLIKKTLEEARAGKEQLLADYAKRLVLTRGRVSAEYRKTVCLNLLNDFLEEKGI, from the coding sequence ATGGTAAACGGATATAAACCAGCTTCCCTTAAGGAAGCCCTCGAAATAAGAAGCAGTAACGACGTTGTCCCTTATGCGGGAGGCACTGACCTCATGGTGGAAAACAGAAAGAATGTCTCCTACCTTTTTATAAACGGAATCGAAGAATTAAAACAAATCCGTAAAGAGGGCGACTATGTCTCCATCGGTTCCTGCGTTACTTTTACACAGGCGCTGGAATCTGACTTGATCAGTCCCCTTATGAAGGACGCTGTTCGCGAAATCGCCGCTCCGGCAATCCGAAACGCCGGGACTTTCGGTGGAAACATAGGAAATGGATCTGCGAAAGCCGATTCCGCACTGATATTCTTTGTCTGCGATGCAAAAGTAAGACTTGCTTCCCTCAGGGGAACACGCACCTTGGATATCGAAGATTTTTATCAGGGGCGAAAGAAACTGGATCTAAGATCCGATGAATTAATTGTGGATATTCTGGTTCCCGTGCATGGCATGGAGAACTGTTATTACAAAAAGGTAGGCGGAAGAAATGCACTGGCCATCTCCCGTGTTGCGTTTGCGGGAACAATCTCTATTGAAAATGGTCAGATTGAACATATCGCTGCCGCCTTTGGTGCCGTATCAGACACCGTTCTTCGATTTCATGATTTAGAAGACAGACTGATCAAAAAGACACTGGAGGAGGCCAGGGCAGGAAAAGAACAGCTTTTGGCTGACTACGCAAAACGGTTGGTTCTAACCAGAGGCCGTGTGTCGGCTGAATACCGCAAAACGGTATGTCTGAACCTGCTTAACGACTTCTTAGAAGAAAAGGGAATTTAA
- the xdh gene encoding selenium-dependent xanthine dehydrogenase, protein MYTLHINGRDYETPHDKKLLRFLRDDLHLTATKDGCSQGVCGTCTVLIDGKKIKACIPKISTLVGKDILTVEGIDPEEMKIYEHCFAEAGAVQCGFCIPGMIISAKSLLDTNLNPTREEVKRAIKGNLCRCTGYKKIEDAILMAAAFFRDHLEIPAQPTTLHMNEHFKRIDAAEKVNGTGIYTDDIYLDGMLYVKCLYAEHPRELINKIDVSNALKHPDCVEILTKEDVPCNKIGHIKQDWDVMMGEGDITRYVGNVLAVVASSRQESLEEIVSLIDVDCTKLPAITSPYEALKGDAPLIHEDGNVMSRATLVRGNADEAIKNSKYVVTRKYKTPWQEHGFMEPECCVALPENEDGLLIYTTCQSVYDVQRECSTMLKIAPEKVHVHSPLVGGGFGGKEDMSVQQYAALMAWYTKKPVKIKYTRQESLDYHVKRHPMEMEFTTACDENGHLTAMKGVIIADTGAYASLGGPVLHRACTHAAGPYNYQNIDIFGMSVYTNNVVSGAFRGFGVTQSCFATEMNINLLAEMVGLDAWEFRRRNAIKPGDILPNGQTADPNTNMEACLDAVKDTYYANPYAGIACGFKNAGTGMGKKDIGRVLLSVEDGKVHIRTSAACMGQGIGQMVLTEICQATGLNPSLFFHEAADTVRTPDSGTSTASRQTVVTGEAAKRAGEKLKLALDNGAALSDLEGQEFFGEYSVKTDPLGAIKENPVSHVSYSYGAQVIILNEEGKIEKAVAAFDVGTPVNIQSVEGQIEGGMVMGIGYGVTEEYKCVDGYPKSKFGTIGFMKADEAPELDVILCQPKEEDKLPYSYGAKGCGELCMIPTAPACAHAYYRLDDKFRQSLPLKDTYYNKK, encoded by the coding sequence ATGTACACATTACACATCAATGGGCGCGACTACGAAACACCGCATGACAAAAAATTGCTGCGCTTTTTACGCGACGATCTTCACCTGACTGCCACAAAAGACGGCTGCAGTCAGGGCGTCTGTGGAACCTGCACCGTTCTTATCGATGGAAAAAAGATAAAAGCCTGTATTCCAAAAATCAGCACCCTCGTAGGAAAAGACATTCTCACTGTAGAGGGTATTGATCCCGAAGAAATGAAAATTTATGAGCATTGTTTTGCCGAAGCCGGCGCTGTTCAGTGTGGATTCTGTATTCCTGGAATGATTATCTCAGCAAAAAGTCTCCTGGATACCAACCTGAATCCGACCAGAGAAGAAGTCAAGAGGGCAATCAAGGGTAATCTGTGCCGTTGTACCGGTTACAAGAAAATCGAAGATGCAATCCTGATGGCCGCTGCTTTCTTCAGAGATCATCTGGAAATTCCTGCACAACCCACTACTTTGCATATGAACGAACATTTTAAACGAATTGATGCTGCTGAAAAAGTAAATGGAACTGGAATTTATACGGATGATATCTATCTGGATGGCATGCTGTATGTAAAATGTCTCTACGCCGAACACCCAAGAGAACTCATCAATAAAATTGATGTATCGAACGCTTTAAAGCACCCGGATTGTGTGGAGATTCTCACCAAGGAAGATGTCCCCTGCAATAAGATCGGTCATATCAAACAGGACTGGGATGTCATGATGGGTGAAGGTGATATCACTCGTTATGTTGGAAATGTCCTCGCAGTTGTCGCCTCCTCTCGTCAGGAATCACTGGAAGAAATCGTCTCTCTCATTGATGTGGACTGCACAAAACTTCCCGCAATTACAAGCCCCTATGAAGCTTTAAAGGGAGACGCTCCGCTCATCCATGAAGACGGCAACGTCATGAGTCGTGCAACACTGGTACGCGGTAATGCAGATGAGGCAATTAAAAACTCCAAATACGTCGTGACAAGAAAGTATAAGACCCCCTGGCAGGAGCATGGTTTTATGGAACCTGAATGCTGCGTTGCTCTTCCCGAGAATGAGGACGGTCTTTTGATCTACACCACCTGCCAGTCCGTGTATGATGTTCAAAGAGAATGTTCGACGATGCTTAAGATAGCACCGGAAAAAGTGCATGTCCATTCCCCACTGGTCGGCGGTGGATTCGGCGGCAAGGAAGATATGTCCGTTCAGCAGTATGCAGCCTTGATGGCGTGGTACACAAAAAAACCAGTGAAGATCAAATACACCCGCCAGGAATCCTTGGACTATCATGTGAAACGTCATCCGATGGAAATGGAATTCACCACAGCCTGTGATGAAAATGGTCATCTGACTGCAATGAAAGGTGTGATCATCGCCGATACCGGAGCTTATGCTTCTCTCGGTGGTCCGGTTCTTCACCGTGCCTGTACACATGCCGCAGGACCATACAATTATCAGAACATCGATATCTTCGGCATGTCTGTGTATACAAATAACGTTGTTTCCGGGGCTTTCCGCGGATTCGGCGTAACCCAGAGCTGCTTTGCAACAGAGATGAACATCAATCTTCTCGCTGAGATGGTTGGTCTGGATGCCTGGGAATTCCGCCGTCGAAATGCGATAAAACCGGGAGATATTCTTCCAAATGGCCAGACTGCAGACCCGAATACCAACATGGAAGCATGTCTGGATGCTGTAAAAGACACCTATTATGCAAACCCCTACGCCGGAATCGCCTGTGGCTTTAAGAATGCAGGAACCGGAATGGGTAAAAAAGACATCGGTCGTGTTCTTTTATCCGTGGAGGATGGAAAAGTCCACATCCGCACTTCGGCCGCCTGCATGGGACAGGGAATCGGACAGATGGTTTTGACTGAAATTTGTCAGGCTACTGGCCTTAACCCATCACTCTTTTTCCACGAAGCGGCAGATACCGTGCGCACCCCGGATTCAGGAACCTCCACAGCATCCCGTCAGACCGTTGTCACCGGCGAGGCAGCAAAAAGAGCAGGTGAAAAACTAAAACTTGCCTTGGACAATGGAGCAGCCCTCTCTGATTTGGAAGGACAGGAGTTTTTCGGAGAATATTCTGTAAAAACAGATCCTCTCGGTGCCATCAAAGAGAACCCCGTCAGCCATGTTTCCTACTCTTACGGAGCTCAGGTCATCATCTTAAATGAAGAAGGCAAAATTGAAAAAGCAGTTGCTGCCTTCGATGTGGGTACCCCCGTTAACATCCAGTCCGTGGAGGGACAAATTGAAGGCGGTATGGTTATGGGAATTGGCTACGGCGTGACCGAGGAGTACAAGTGTGTCGACGGCTATCCGAAAAGCAAGTTCGGAACTATCGGATTTATGAAAGCAGATGAGGCACCAGAGCTGGATGTAATCCTCTGCCAGCCGAAAGAAGAGGATAAACTTCCATACTCTTACGGAGCAAAAGGCTGCGGAGAACTTTGCATGATTCCAACCGCACCAGCCTGCGCACATGCATACTACAGGCTGGATGATAAGTTCAGACAGAGTCTGCCGCTGAAAGATACTTATTATAACAAGAAGTAA